The sequence below is a genomic window from Clostridium sp. BJN0001.
CTTTTTCTAAGTTCCATTTCCATTGAAAGTCTCTTCATAGTAACACTTTTTCCAACAACTCTTATAGTTACCCCAGATGCGCCAAGTGCTGCTACGCCTAAAACTTCAACAGGTTCTTTAATAAATTCTGAATATTCTTGTTGGAAAGTATCTGAAACTTCCTTTATAACTTCAATAGCATTATCAATATCCTCTTCATATGCTATATCAACATCTACTACAAATCTTACATGTTCCTTAGAATGATTTGTTATCTCTGAAATATTACCATTCGGAATCAAATGTAGATCTCCATTAAAATCCAAAATTACTGTTGTTCTTATTCCTATGCTTTTAACTATTCCACTATAATTAGTAATTGTAATATAATCTCCAACTCCAAACTGATTTTCAAATATTATAAAAAATCCATTTATAATATCTTTTATAAGATTTTGTGCTCCAAAACCTAAAGCTACTCCTCCAATACTTGCAAAAGTAAGCGATATGTTTCCAAAAAAATGTGCAATAATAATTGTAATTCCTATAAAATAAACAGAATATTTTAAAATACTTTTTAA
It includes:
- a CDS encoding mechanosensitive ion channel family protein; protein product: MRNFLLIVLPEELNFGGNIISLKEMEYVINSIIYGVIFIAVVLIVMFLVIKIGNKTIKEFVNKQVKSDAMLSLNAQKAKTIGEMLKSILKYSVYFIGITIIIAHFFGNISLTFASIGGVALGFGAQNLIKDIINGFFIIFENQFGVGDYITITNYSGIVKSIGIRTTVILDFNGDLHLIPNGNISEITNHSKEHVRFVVDVDIAYEEDIDNAIEVIKEVSDTFQQEYSEFIKEPVEVLGVAALGASGVTIRVVGKSVTMKRLSMEMELRKRIKMKLDEKGIEIPYNKVQIINNEKKGE